The following nucleotide sequence is from Alkalihalobacillus sp. LMS39.
CATACCACATTAACATGGTCGGTTTTCCAATTGAAAAAACAGAAGATGAAAGCGAGGGGTAAAGATGGAAGAAGCGGTAACACAAGAACAAAAGCAACCATCTCTTTTTAAAGAAAGAAAGTTTCTTTTATTATGGATGGCAGGCTTGTTTTCTAGTTTAAGTACATCGATTTTTATGTTTTCTCAGTCTTGGTTTGTCGTTGAAACATTGCAATTAGAGGCCTCGCTTGGTTTAATTTTTATCGCATCGACAGTACCGAGGCTGTTATTTATGACTATCGGTGGAGTTGTAGCAGATAGAGTGAGTAAATCACTCATTATGTTTCTATCAGACATTTCTAGAGCCATCCTTGTTGTAGGATTAATTATCATGCTTTTCTTCGATGTTGTTTCTTTATGGACATTTGTAGGGTTTGCTTTGATATTTGGAGTGTTAGATGCATTTTTTTGGCCAGCTAATGGTGCATTTCTTCCTTCTATTGTGAAAAAGGAACAATTAACGAGAGCGAATTCAGTTGTACAAATGACAAATCAAATGGCGATGATTTTTGGCCCGATGGTCGCAGGGTTTATTATTGTTCTTGGTGGGTATTCAGTAGTGTTTGGTAGTACATCCTTGTTGTTATTTGCGGCTGCATTGTTTATTTATTTTATAAAATTAAAAGCAAAATCTCAACAAGGTGGGACAGAACTTCCTTCGTTTTTAAACTCAATTAAAGAAGGATTGGCTTATGTTAAACAAAGTCAATTCCTTACTGCGTTATTATTAACTTCGGTGTTTTTAAACTTTTTTATCGTTGGCCCTTTAACAATGGGTTTGCCACTTTTTGTGAAAAATGTGCTTGGAGGCAGTACGCTTGATTTTAGTTTTCTAGAAGGTGCATTAGGAGTTGGAATGGTTGTTGGCTCTGTTGTTGTTGGGATATTAAATATTCGTAAAAAGCGGGGACTTGTTGCCATTGGAGCGTTAGTATTACTTTCTATTTCGTTTATGTTGTTAAGCACAACAACCGAGTTGTGGCAAAGTATGATGATGATCGTGTTACTTGGGGTCTCATTTTCTATCATTAATATTCCCCTAATTTCGGTTGTTCAAGATGTAGTAGAGGACCATATGATCGGAAGAGTAATGAGCTTATTGCAAATGTCCTCGTTAGGGCTAACACCTGTTTCTT
It contains:
- a CDS encoding MFS transporter; translation: MEEAVTQEQKQPSLFKERKFLLLWMAGLFSSLSTSIFMFSQSWFVVETLQLEASLGLIFIASTVPRLLFMTIGGVVADRVSKSLIMFLSDISRAILVVGLIIMLFFDVVSLWTFVGFALIFGVLDAFFWPANGAFLPSIVKKEQLTRANSVVQMTNQMAMIFGPMVAGFIIVLGGYSVVFGSTSLLLFAAALFIYFIKLKAKSQQGGTELPSFLNSIKEGLAYVKQSQFLTALLLTSVFLNFFIVGPLTMGLPLFVKNVLGGSTLDFSFLEGALGVGMVVGSVVVGILNIRKKRGLVAIGALVLLSISFMLLSTTTELWQSMMMIVLLGVSFSIINIPLISVVQDVVEDHMIGRVMSLLQMSSLGLTPVSFGVTSVVLTMGVPINTIMLTGALCVIFIAFVVYFRVPALKTTD